In a genomic window of Variovorax paradoxus:
- the motA gene encoding flagellar motor stator protein MotA has protein sequence MSVILGYLVALGCIFGGYIIHGGNIGVVLHALPIELMVIGGGALGAFVVNNQRKVLMATLKALPTALKGSKYTKARYLELMALLYDILQKARKEGLMSIEKDIEAPQDSPLFQKHPNVAKDHHVVEFTTDYLRMMASGNLNSHEIESLMDSEIETHHQESHAPVAAIARLAGGLPAFGIVAAVLGVVNTMGSVGQPPAVLGAMIGSALVGTFLGILLAYAIVEPLGGLLEQKAEEGTKELQCIKTTLLASMQGYNPTTAIEFGRKVLFSTDRPSFTELETHVKKK, from the coding sequence ATGTCCGTCATCCTCGGTTACCTCGTCGCGCTGGGCTGCATCTTCGGCGGCTACATCATCCATGGCGGCAACATCGGGGTGGTGCTGCATGCGCTGCCGATCGAGCTGATGGTGATCGGCGGCGGCGCGCTCGGCGCCTTCGTGGTGAACAACCAGCGCAAGGTGCTGATGGCCACGCTGAAGGCGCTGCCGACGGCGCTCAAGGGTTCCAAGTACACCAAGGCGCGCTACCTCGAGCTGATGGCGCTGCTCTACGACATCCTGCAGAAGGCGCGCAAGGAAGGCCTGATGTCGATCGAGAAGGACATCGAGGCGCCGCAGGATTCGCCGCTGTTCCAGAAGCACCCGAACGTGGCCAAGGACCACCACGTGGTCGAGTTCACCACCGACTACCTGCGCATGATGGCCTCGGGCAACCTCAACAGCCACGAGATCGAGTCGCTGATGGACAGCGAGATCGAGACCCACCACCAGGAATCGCATGCGCCCGTGGCCGCCATCGCGCGGCTGGCCGGCGGCCTGCCGGCCTTCGGCATCGTGGCCGCCGTGCTCGGCGTGGTGAACACCATGGGCTCGGTCGGCCAGCCGCCGGCGGTGCTCGGCGCCATGATCGGCTCGGCGCTGGTCGGCACCTTCCTGGGCATCCTGCTGGCCTACGCCATCGTCGAGCCGCTGGGCGGCCTGCTCGAGCAGAAGGCCGAGGAAGGCACCAAGGAACTGCAGTGCATCAAGACCACCCTGCTGGCGAGCATGCAGGGCTACAACCCCACGACCGCGATCGAGTTCGGCCGCAAGGTGCTGTTCTCGACCGACCGGCCGAGCTTCACCGAGCTCGAGACCCACGTGAAGAAGAAGTAG
- the flhC gene encoding flagellar transcriptional regulator FlhC: MANPKSVLGESRQIERAVHLIEMGARLQVLESETELSYERLLRLYKEVAGKSPSKGQLPFSTDWFLTWQPNIHASLFHNIYTYLNKTSELEPVDALIKAYGLYTEQTGACGLEPQLSITRAWRLVRFMENQMLAMTPCSRCGGHFVTEPYENAQHFVCGLCEPPARAGKGSGAGGIQLQ, translated from the coding sequence AGATCGAGCGCGCGGTCCATCTGATCGAGATGGGCGCCCGCCTGCAGGTGCTGGAGAGCGAGACCGAGCTGTCGTACGAACGGCTGCTGCGCCTCTACAAGGAAGTGGCGGGCAAGTCGCCGTCGAAGGGCCAGTTGCCCTTCTCGACCGACTGGTTCCTGACCTGGCAGCCGAACATCCACGCTTCGCTGTTCCACAACATCTACACCTACCTCAACAAGACCAGCGAGCTCGAGCCGGTCGACGCGCTGATCAAGGCCTACGGCCTGTACACCGAGCAGACCGGTGCCTGCGGCCTCGAGCCGCAGCTGTCGATCACGCGCGCCTGGCGGCTGGTGCGCTTCATGGAGAACCAGATGCTCGCCATGACGCCCTGCTCGCGCTGCGGCGGCCACTTCGTGACCGAGCCCTACGAGAACGCGCAGCACTTCGTCTGCGGCCTGTGCGAACCGCCGGCGCGCGCCGGCAAGGGCTCGGGCGCGGGCGGCATCCAGCTGCAGTGA